A region of Oncorhynchus keta strain PuntledgeMale-10-30-2019 unplaced genomic scaffold, Oket_V2 Un_contig_255_pilon_pilon, whole genome shotgun sequence DNA encodes the following proteins:
- the LOC127922414 gene encoding uncharacterized protein LOC127922414, translating into MFPLWPFIYKPFIYKPFIFKPFIYKPFIYKPFIYKPFIYKPFIYKPFIYKPFIYKPFIYKPFIYKPFIYKPFIDKPFIYKPFIYKPFIYKPFIYKPFIFKPFIYKPFIYKPFIYKPFIFKPFIFKPFIYKPFIYKPFIYKPFIFKPFIYKPFIYKPFIYKPFIYKPFIYKPFIDKPFIYKPFIYKPFIYKPFIYKPFIFKPFIYKPFIYKPFIYKPFIYKPFIYKPFIFKPFIYKPFIYKPFIYKPFIYKPFIFKPFIYKPFIYKPFIYKPFIYKPFIYKPFIYKPFIYKPFIYKPFIYKPFIYKPFIYKPFIDSVPPILFYQAKLNNWACM; encoded by the exons atgtttcctctctGG CCCTTTATCTACAAGCCCTTTATCTACAAGCCCTTTATCTTCAAGCCCTTTATCTACAAGCCCTTTATCTACAAGCCATTTATCTACAAGCCCTTTATCTACAAGCCCTTTATCTACAAGCCCTTTATCTACAAGCCCTTTATCTACAAGCCCTTTATCTACAAGCCCTTTATCTACAAGCCCTTTATCTACAAGCCCTTTATCGACAAGCCCTTTATCTACAAGCCCTTTATCTACAAGCCCTTTATCTACAAGCCCTTTATCTACAAGCCCTTTATCTTCAAGCCCTTTATCTACAAGCCCTTTATCTACAAGCCCTTTATCTACAAGCCCTTTATCTTCAAGCCCTTTATCTTCAAGCCCTTTATCTACAAGCCCTTTATCTACAAGCCCTTTATCTACAAGCCCTTTATCTTCAAGCCCTTTATCTACAAGCCCTTTATCTACAAGCCCTTTATCTACAAGCCCTTTATCTACAAGCCCTTTATCTACAAGCCCTTTATCGACAAGCCCTTTATCTACAAGCCCTTTATCTACAAGCCCTTTATCTACAAGCCCTTTATCTACAAGCCCTTTATCTTCAAGCCCTTTATCTACAAGCCCTTTATCTACAAGCCCTTTATCTACAAGCCCTTTATCTACAAGCCCTTTATCTACAAGCCCTTTATCTTCAAGCCCTTTATCTACAAGCCCTTTATCTACAAGCCCTTTATCTACAAGCCCTTTATCTACAAGCCCTTTATCTTCAAGCCCTTTATCTACAAGCCCTTTATCTACAAGCCCTTTATCTACAAGCCCTTTATCTACAAGCCCTTTATCTACAAGCCCTTTATCTACAAGCCCTTTATCTACAAGCCCTTTATCTACAAGCCCTTTATCTACAAGCCCTTTATCTACAAGCCCTTTATCTACAAGCCCTTTATCGACAGTGTCCCacc